The Electrophorus electricus isolate fEleEle1 chromosome 24, fEleEle1.pri, whole genome shotgun sequence DNA window GAAAAATCCTACCCAATGTAGAAGCCATGGTTAGGGTCCGGAGTGTATTCTGTCCATTTGAGCAGAGCTCTCTCAAACTGCACCGTCACTTCAGTGACAGAATGAGGTGGCAACTGTACCAGCATCTCCAGGAGATGGGGACGCAGACGGTCTTTAGAAGGCTGGTAGTGAATATAACCTTAGAACAGGAGCGAAGGGAAAATAAAGTGAAGCATAAAAAAAGAACACGTAATTCATCAGTGCTTGTGATGCATAGCAAACATGCtttacatatgaaaaaaaatcttggtAAATGATTATGACCCATGTTGtgctcatcatcatcaaaaacaGGAAGATTTCCCAAACCCCAGTGGAAGGGTGTTGCCACATTATGCAAGATGTGGTTGTTAAAATCGAAAGAAGTCATATTACCGAGTCAAGATGGAAAAATATCTGCTACAATATAGTGTCCTTCTGTTGCTGTGAGTCACGCtgtaaagcatgaaatattcgTTCAAAAGTGAGAGCTGTTGGGTCAGATTTGGCAGGAGTTTTTCGGAACATGTCAGACATCTCATAATTTAACAACCACTTAATTCAAACAACCCAGTATATGTGGGACACAAATTTACATATGAGAAAACATACTGGATGTGGAACATAGTTTCTTATCACACAGTTGCTTAAATTGCAATTTTTGAACACCCCGACTTAAAATGGTTTATCCCCATTACCGAACTTCATGCAGCCGGTTATACAGATTATAATCATAattctttttgttaaaaatcACATTGTCATAAAATGGGATAAATATTAGAGAATCTTAAGCGAATAAAAGGggaacacactgacaaaactTGACCAAAACTCAGCAATGAAACTAAATCAAATAACCTGAGCTTGTGAGTGGCTGGCCCACTGGACCAACAGCTTAGCATCGCAATGTCTCTGTGGAACAAAACGAGGTTGGAAGCAGTGGGACGTACTTGGCTTGTTCTCACGCGTCTTGCTGGTAACAGTCAGGGTATGGACGTACAGCCGCAGGTACCAGGGCAGTGAGTCCAGCAGCAGTACGGGGTAGGCCCGATATGGGTGGCTATTGTAGAGGCAGGTGTGGATCTCACCCTTCTGCAGTCCAAAGCCTGACACGTAGCGCTCGGCATGAAGCGGGGGACGCAGCATGTCGTCTGAACAGAGCATGGAGGAAACAGTGCGCttaaacaacagcaacaaaaaaacttttttgcACAGAATCCAGTAAGTGATGTGACGACAGCTGTGTGATGCACTGTGAGAGCAGAAGTCATTTGTCCAGGTTTACCGCTTTCCCCTTTCCAGCGCAGTAGGAGATTGAGTGAGCGAAGCTGGCCAAATGTCTCTTTTTTGGTCAGATCATACACCGAATATGTTCGGCGGTCTCCCAGCACCACAGCCGTGCTGATGAGAGGGCTGGATGGGCTCAGGTCAAACAGCTCCCCCTGTTGCGCAGATTACACAACAGAATGAACACACAGCAAACTGTCTAGCTTCTCAGTGGCTTCTCAATGTTCTTTCTCCTTAAAAAGCCACCATACAGAGATTTACACTTTACCCCTGGGTTGTCTGTGACATCCACATAGATTTTGCTTGAAGATGCTAGAGGGCAGGCCTCGGTCAAGGTGCGAGAGAACATCTTGAACAGGGACCACTCTGtgaaaaaggaaacacaggaaacagtAACATTGTAAAGGATCTTCTCTAATTGTCTGGCATAGGCCAGTCTTTTCCAGTTTTCCCCACTCTAACATATGCAGGCTAAACTCATTAAACCCATCAAGTTTGTTAATTGATATGCTGAGTTAGGCATCTAGGGAGTACTAAAATCTTCAGCGCATGGCTACTCAAGAACTAGCACTGGAAAAGACAGGGGTAGGCGTCTGTGATTAAGAAGAAACAGGAGAGgggaaaatggctttttttttccccttaccCTTTTTTCCTTGTCCAGACGTGTAGAGGTCAAACACCACATTCAGAGTCTGTCTTAGTTCCCATGCTGTGCTCGTACACTGCCAATCCTGAATAATGTAATGAAGCAATCAACCGTTTATGCTAATGATTATGTACGCTTGTTGTGAGACTCAATTACTCCCTTGAGACTCAATTACTCCCTTGGCACTTTTTTGTGCGTTTTCCTGGAGATTTAATAAAAGAGAGGAGAGTTACACATAAGATAAAGAAGCTGTCAGTGAAACATTGCACTGGATTCCTAAGGACAATTTAGGGTGTGTAGGTTTCTTTCCTCTCCGCTCTGCACTTTTCTGTAGAAGGAGCACTGGGACTTTACCTTACAAACGGGTCTGATGTGCACAGCCTGCGAATGGAAACTGCTGTGGAACAGCTTCTCTGACTTCATCAGCACGGCGAGACCAGCCTGCACAGAACCAGAAAGCTCAAGCTTGATTGGCATGCAAACAGCTTCAGCTGCACAGACCGCACCCATCAATGAGAACCAAAAGCAAAATGCTCAGTACCTTGGAGCCACAGGGAAGAAGCTTCTTCCAAGGGGTCAGATTCTCCGTACAGACGATTTCACGTGGCAGGGTAGCATAGCGTAGGAAACGATGATCGGTAGCTGCATGAATGAGAATACAAATTATCACTGTGAAACAAAGGGGCATGACAATATGGGAATAACTAGTTGAAATACTGGGCCGTACCATTTCCCAGTCCCAGGGGTTTAAAAGAGGCGCTAGGCTCCACTGTGTTGGTTGAGTCGATGAAATTAAGAGAAGCACAGAAGATGCCTGACAAAACATTAGTAAGCTCTTTCCAGTTCCCATCCACACTagggaaccaaacagaacacaagTAGTTATCACGTATTTCTTGGTGATATTAAAGCTCTAAGAATTTCTGCTACTAAATTCATTTCAAACTAAAGTATTAACAGTCCACTTTTGTAGGTATTGCTTTGACTTAAGAAATATATCAATACTCTAACTGATTGTTATATTCGCAGTTCAAACAGATGGTAGTGGAACTGTCAATGTTTCTGTAAACCTAACTGTTAAACTTCACACGGCCACGGTCCTGCTACTCACTCTGTGACGGTATGATGGAACCACACCCAGAGCTCGGCGCCGGGAGGTGAAGGGATGAAGGGCTGTCCCCACTGCATGGTCCGCCAGTAGCCCTGTGTAAAGGAGATGTGTAGCTCCCTTACGGAGAACTTAGACAGCACCTGGCCCAAAGACTTCGGGAAAAG harbors:
- the pigt gene encoding GPI transamidase component PIG-T isoform X1; this translates as MAALSRKWDPLFVLVLGSLVFSCKGDVLKTSNDRTESISATKIEESSPQAADLGDLRQSDEAESNEDRKAFTPPPPNDQFQEEMVIRPLYSGDIYASFQFRTQWDTDFLHDGKKAVSHYRLFPKSLGQVLSKFSVRELHISFTQGYWRTMQWGQPFIPSPPGAELWVWFHHTVTDVDGNWKELTNVLSGIFCASLNFIDSTNTVEPSASFKPLGLGNATDHRFLRYATLPREIVCTENLTPWKKLLPCGSKAGLAVLMKSEKLFHSSFHSQAVHIRPVCKDWQCTSTAWELRQTLNVVFDLYTSGQGKKEWSLFKMFSRTLTEACPLASSSKIYVDVTDNPGGELFDLSPSSPLISTAVVLGDRRTYSVYDLTKKETFGQLRSLNLLLRWKGESDDMLRPPLHAERYVSGFGLQKGEIHTCLYNSHPYRAYPVLLLDSLPWYLRLYVHTLTVTSKTRENKPSYIHYQPSKDRLRPHLLEMLVQLPPHSVTEVTVQFERALLKWTEYTPDPNHGFYIGSSVISALVPSIVAMDTNSTRDRPLFSSFFPTKEESSYFMRVYTEPLLVNLPTPDFSMPYNVICLTCTVVAVGYGSFYNLLTRTFQVDEPSAPLAKRLANIIRRLRGVPLL
- the pigt gene encoding GPI transamidase component PIG-T isoform X2 yields the protein MAALSRKWDPLFVLVLGSLVFSCKGDVLKTSNDRTESISATKIEESSPQAADLGDLRQSDEAESNEDRKAFTPPPPNDQFQEEMVIRPLYSGDIYASFQFRTQWDTDFLHDGKKVSHYRLFPKSLGQVLSKFSVRELHISFTQGYWRTMQWGQPFIPSPPGAELWVWFHHTVTDVDGNWKELTNVLSGIFCASLNFIDSTNTVEPSASFKPLGLGNATDHRFLRYATLPREIVCTENLTPWKKLLPCGSKAGLAVLMKSEKLFHSSFHSQAVHIRPVCKDWQCTSTAWELRQTLNVVFDLYTSGQGKKEWSLFKMFSRTLTEACPLASSSKIYVDVTDNPGGELFDLSPSSPLISTAVVLGDRRTYSVYDLTKKETFGQLRSLNLLLRWKGESDDMLRPPLHAERYVSGFGLQKGEIHTCLYNSHPYRAYPVLLLDSLPWYLRLYVHTLTVTSKTRENKPSYIHYQPSKDRLRPHLLEMLVQLPPHSVTEVTVQFERALLKWTEYTPDPNHGFYIGSSVISALVPSIVAMDTNSTRDRPLFSSFFPTKEESSYFMRVYTEPLLVNLPTPDFSMPYNVICLTCTVVAVGYGSFYNLLTRTFQVDEPSAPLAKRLANIIRRLRGVPLL